A genome region from Nocardioides cynanchi includes the following:
- a CDS encoding acyl-CoA dehydrogenase: MGHYKSNLRDIEFNLFELLGSDEVLGTGPFSEIDAATAREILAEVDRLAREELAESFAESDRTPPVFDPETHEAPVPAAFKKSFQAWMASEYWRLGTLAALGGTPAPSSFNWALGEMVLGANPAIWMYGAGPMFAGVVHRNGNERDKKIAQHIVDNGWLTTMVLTEPDAGSDVGAGRTRATANDDGTWNIEGVKRFITSAEGDLSDNIIHLVLARPVGVEGAGGPGTKGLSMFVVPKFHFDPETGEPTGERNGVYVTGVEHKMGIKVSNTCELTFGDPGVGGGEPARGWLLGEVHDGIAQMFQVIENARMMVGTKAIATLSTGYLNALDFAKERVQGADLTQAADKTAPRVTITHHPDVRRSLMTQKSFSEAMRSLVLYTASWQDRVMIAEHNGEKDDLAMAVNDLLLPIVKGYGSERSWVLLGTESLQTFGGSGFLEDYPVEQYVRDAKIDTLYEGTTAIQGQDLFFRKIVKDQGTALGHLSGEISAFLESEAGNGRLKNERALLATALEDAQAIVGVMINDLMSADASAEGGDLRNIYKVGLNTSRLLMVLGDVVCAWLLLRGADVALGKLGSDLPAKEKAFYEGKVAAAQFFAQTNLPRVAAERVIAEGADLSLMDLDESAF, encoded by the coding sequence ATGGGTCACTACAAGAGCAACCTCCGCGACATCGAGTTCAACCTCTTCGAGCTGCTCGGGAGCGACGAGGTGCTGGGCACCGGCCCCTTCTCCGAGATCGACGCCGCGACCGCTCGCGAGATCCTCGCCGAGGTCGACCGGCTCGCCCGGGAGGAACTCGCGGAGTCGTTCGCCGAGTCCGACCGCACCCCTCCGGTGTTCGACCCGGAGACCCACGAGGCCCCGGTGCCCGCGGCGTTCAAGAAGAGCTTCCAGGCCTGGATGGCGTCGGAGTACTGGCGCCTCGGCACGCTCGCCGCTCTCGGCGGCACCCCGGCTCCGTCCAGCTTCAACTGGGCCCTGGGCGAGATGGTGCTCGGCGCGAACCCCGCCATCTGGATGTACGGCGCCGGGCCGATGTTCGCCGGCGTGGTCCACCGCAACGGCAACGAGCGGGACAAGAAGATCGCCCAGCACATCGTGGACAACGGCTGGCTGACCACCATGGTGCTGACCGAGCCGGACGCCGGGTCCGACGTCGGCGCCGGCCGGACCAGGGCGACCGCTAACGACGACGGCACCTGGAACATCGAGGGCGTCAAGCGCTTCATCACCTCCGCCGAGGGCGACCTCTCCGACAACATCATCCACCTCGTGCTGGCCCGCCCCGTGGGCGTCGAGGGGGCCGGCGGCCCGGGCACCAAGGGCCTGAGCATGTTCGTGGTCCCCAAGTTCCACTTCGACCCCGAGACCGGCGAGCCGACCGGTGAGCGCAACGGCGTCTACGTCACCGGCGTCGAGCACAAGATGGGGATCAAGGTCTCCAACACCTGCGAGCTCACCTTCGGCGACCCGGGCGTCGGCGGCGGGGAGCCGGCCCGCGGCTGGCTGCTCGGCGAGGTGCACGACGGCATCGCCCAGATGTTCCAGGTCATCGAGAACGCCCGGATGATGGTGGGCACCAAGGCCATCGCCACGCTCTCGACCGGCTACCTCAACGCCCTCGACTTCGCCAAGGAGCGGGTGCAGGGCGCCGACCTGACCCAGGCCGCGGACAAGACCGCGCCGCGGGTGACGATCACCCACCACCCCGACGTACGCCGTTCCCTGATGACGCAGAAGTCGTTCTCCGAGGCGATGCGCTCCCTGGTGCTCTACACCGCGTCCTGGCAGGACCGCGTGATGATCGCCGAGCACAACGGCGAGAAGGACGACCTGGCGATGGCGGTCAACGACCTGCTGCTGCCGATCGTCAAGGGCTACGGCTCCGAGCGCTCGTGGGTGCTGCTGGGCACGGAGTCGCTGCAGACCTTCGGCGGCTCGGGCTTCCTGGAGGACTACCCGGTCGAGCAGTACGTCCGCGACGCCAAGATCGACACCCTCTACGAGGGCACCACCGCGATCCAGGGCCAGGACCTCTTCTTCCGCAAGATCGTCAAGGACCAGGGCACCGCGCTGGGCCACCTGTCCGGCGAGATCTCGGCCTTCCTGGAGAGCGAGGCCGGCAACGGCCGGCTCAAGAACGAGCGGGCCCTGCTGGCCACCGCCCTCGAGGACGCCCAGGCGATCGTGGGCGTGATGATCAACGACCTGATGAGTGCCGACGCGTCCGCCGAGGGCGGGGACCTGCGCAACATCTACAAGGTCGGGCTGAACACCAGCCGGCTGCTGATGGTGCTGGGCGACGTGGTCTGCGCCTGGCTCCTGCTCCGCGGCGCCGACGTGGCGCTCGGCAAGCTCGGAAGTGACCTGCCCGCCAAGGAGAAGGCGTTCTACGAGGGCAAGGTCGCGGCCGCCCAGTTCTTCGCGCAGACCAACCTGCCGCGGGTCGCGGCCGAGCGGGTCATCGCCGAGGGCGCCGACCTGTCGCTGATGGACCTCGACGAGAGCGCCTTCTGA
- a CDS encoding RrF2 family transcriptional regulator, producing MRVSAKADYALRALIEMANPADGDGRPVSAEELGRRQDIPHNFLQAILADLRKSGIVLAQRGQSGGWRLAKPAEDVTVADVIRAVDGPLVSVYGLRPEAVSYNERADALQRVWIAARHSLRDVFEQVSVADLAAGALPPGVAALTEDEDAWQPH from the coding sequence ATGCGAGTCTCCGCCAAGGCCGACTACGCGCTCCGTGCGCTGATCGAGATGGCCAACCCCGCGGACGGGGACGGCCGTCCGGTCAGTGCCGAGGAGCTGGGACGCCGGCAGGACATCCCGCACAACTTCCTCCAGGCGATCCTGGCCGATCTCCGCAAGTCCGGGATCGTGCTCGCCCAGCGCGGGCAGTCGGGTGGGTGGCGCCTGGCCAAGCCCGCGGAGGACGTGACCGTGGCCGACGTGATCCGGGCCGTGGACGGACCACTGGTCTCGGTCTACGGGCTGCGCCCCGAGGCGGTGTCCTACAACGAGCGGGCCGATGCCCTCCAGCGGGTGTGGATCGCGGCCCGGCACTCGCTGCGCGACGTGTTCGAGCAGGTCTCGGTCGCCGACCTCGCCGCCGGTGCCCTGCCGCCCGGAGTGGCTGCGCTCACCGAGGACGAGGACGCCTGGCAGCCCCACTGA
- a CDS encoding SGNH/GDSL hydrolase family protein, with the protein MTAPVFHRYVALGDSFTEGVGDPDPTRPNGVRGWADRVAEVLATQTDDFGYANLAIRGRTLRPIVEQQVEPALALVPDLVTIYAGGNDLLRPRLDVDALAEVYDDAIGRLVASGATVGMFTAFDPGVGGPFGRLRGRFAVYNERVREIADRHGVVVLDSWRMRPDDPATVWSEDRLHLGPVGHQAVAIEVLETLGVPHDLVPLDPSMLTDHAPARVGRRADFAWAVTHAAPWIRRRITGRSSGDGVLPKRPELLPV; encoded by the coding sequence GTGACCGCTCCCGTCTTCCACCGCTACGTCGCGCTCGGCGACTCCTTCACCGAGGGCGTCGGCGACCCCGACCCGACCCGCCCGAACGGCGTCCGCGGCTGGGCGGACCGGGTGGCCGAGGTGCTGGCGACCCAGACCGACGACTTCGGCTACGCCAACCTCGCCATCCGGGGCCGCACCCTGCGCCCGATCGTCGAGCAGCAGGTGGAGCCGGCCCTCGCGCTCGTTCCCGACCTGGTCACGATCTACGCCGGCGGCAACGACCTGCTCCGGCCGCGGCTCGACGTCGACGCACTCGCCGAGGTGTACGACGACGCGATCGGCCGGCTGGTCGCCAGTGGCGCCACGGTCGGGATGTTCACGGCCTTCGACCCGGGCGTCGGCGGTCCCTTCGGACGGCTCCGCGGGCGATTCGCCGTCTACAACGAGCGGGTCCGCGAGATCGCCGACCGGCACGGCGTGGTGGTGCTCGACTCGTGGCGGATGCGCCCCGACGACCCGGCCACCGTGTGGTCCGAAGACCGCCTCCACCTCGGCCCGGTCGGGCACCAGGCGGTGGCGATCGAGGTGCTGGAGACGCTCGGCGTTCCGCACGACCTGGTGCCTCTCGACCCGTCGATGCTGACCGACCACGCGCCGGCCCGGGTCGGGCGCCGGGCCGACTTCGCCTGGGCGGTCACCCATGCGGCCCCGTGGATCCGGCGCCGGATCACCGGCCGCTCGTCGGGTGACGGCGTACTCCCGAAGCGGCCCGAGCTTTTGCCGGTCTGA
- the dcd gene encoding dCTP deaminase produces the protein MLLSDRDILADIDAGRIVMDPWDPAMMQPSSIDVRLDRFFRVFENHRYPHIDPAADQSDLTRVVEPDGDEPFILHPGEFVLGSTYEMVTLPDDVAARVEGKSSLGRLGLLTHATAGFVDPGFSGHVTLELANVATLPIKLYPGMKIGQFCFFRLSSPSEHPYGSEKYGSRYQGQRGPTPSRSFQNFHRTTI, from the coding sequence GTGCTGCTCAGTGACCGCGACATCCTGGCCGACATCGATGCCGGCCGGATCGTGATGGACCCGTGGGACCCGGCGATGATGCAGCCCTCGTCGATCGACGTCCGGCTCGACCGCTTCTTCCGCGTCTTCGAGAACCACCGCTACCCCCACATCGACCCGGCCGCCGACCAGTCCGACCTGACCCGTGTCGTCGAGCCGGACGGTGACGAGCCGTTCATCCTGCACCCGGGGGAGTTCGTGCTCGGCTCGACGTACGAGATGGTCACCCTGCCCGACGACGTCGCCGCCCGGGTCGAGGGCAAGTCGTCGCTCGGGCGGCTCGGCCTGCTGACCCACGCCACCGCCGGCTTCGTCGACCCGGGCTTCTCCGGCCACGTCACCCTGGAGCTGGCCAACGTCGCGACCCTGCCGATCAAGCTCTACCCGGGGATGAAGATCGGCCAGTTCTGCTTCTTCCGGCTGTCGTCGCCGTCGGAGCACCCCTACGGCTCGGAGAAGTACGGCTCGCGCTACCAGGGGCAGCGCGGTCCGACACCCTCGCGGTCGTTCCAGAACTTCCACCGGACCACGATCTGA
- the npdG gene encoding NADPH-dependent F420 reductase, producing the protein MASISDLTIAVLGGTGPQGRGLARRWAGAGLSVVLGSRSTERAAEAAAALAEATGGDLRGASNHEAAAACDLAVVAVPYDGHADLLRALAEPLAGKIVVDCVNPLGFDQQGAYALPVAAGSAAQEAAEILADSTVVAAFHHLSAVLLDDPEVSSIDTDVLVLGDDRDATDLVASLADVVPGLRGVYGGRLRNAHQVEALTANLISVNRRYKAHAGVRVTDI; encoded by the coding sequence ATGGCGTCGATCTCGGACCTGACGATCGCGGTGCTCGGCGGCACCGGCCCCCAGGGCCGGGGCCTGGCCCGTCGCTGGGCGGGGGCCGGACTCTCGGTCGTGCTCGGCAGCCGGTCCACCGAACGAGCCGCCGAGGCCGCGGCCGCCCTCGCCGAGGCCACGGGTGGTGACCTGCGCGGGGCGTCGAACCACGAGGCGGCCGCAGCGTGCGACCTGGCGGTGGTGGCGGTGCCGTACGACGGTCACGCCGACCTGCTGCGCGCGCTCGCGGAGCCGCTGGCCGGCAAGATCGTCGTCGACTGCGTGAACCCGCTCGGCTTCGACCAGCAGGGCGCCTACGCGCTGCCGGTCGCCGCCGGGTCGGCAGCGCAGGAGGCGGCCGAGATCCTCGCCGACTCGACCGTGGTCGCGGCCTTCCACCACCTCAGCGCCGTGCTGCTCGACGACCCCGAGGTCTCCTCGATCGACACCGACGTGCTGGTGCTGGGCGACGACCGGGACGCCACCGACCTGGTGGCCTCGCTGGCGGACGTCGTACCCGGACTGCGGGGCGTGTACGGCGGCCGGTTGCGCAACGCCCATCAGGTCGAGGCCCTGACCGCCAACCTGATCAGTGTCAACCGCCGCTACAAGGCGCACGCCGGGGTCAGGGTCACCGACATCTGA
- a CDS encoding DUF4097 family beta strand repeat-containing protein — MNRQFETSRPIDLVIEIGKGRVRISAADTAETTLEIEGGEADEVAVTFESNTLRVIGPKHSGGFFGRESSLDVRVTLPTDSNLAVKTGSADIEVEGQVGAARIKTGSGEVTCDTFSGPVSVDTGSGDVEIAEGHAEVNVKSGSGDVSVGSCVRELNISTGSGDVEVGTTNARTVVKTGSGDLNVATANADVSLSTGSGDLSIGRARRGKVSAKGASSDVHIGIPAGTPVWADLNTVTGSVRSDLDSVGAPQEGQDHIELQARTVSGDIVLTQV; from the coding sequence ATGAACCGCCAGTTCGAGACCAGCCGGCCGATCGACCTCGTGATCGAGATCGGGAAGGGCCGGGTCCGCATCTCCGCGGCCGACACCGCCGAGACCACCCTCGAGATCGAGGGCGGGGAGGCCGACGAGGTCGCGGTCACCTTCGAGAGCAACACGCTGCGGGTGATCGGGCCGAAGCACAGCGGCGGCTTCTTCGGCCGGGAGAGCTCCCTCGACGTCCGGGTCACCCTCCCCACCGACAGCAACCTGGCGGTCAAGACCGGCAGCGCCGACATCGAGGTCGAGGGCCAGGTCGGCGCTGCCCGGATCAAGACGGGCTCCGGCGAGGTCACCTGCGACACCTTCTCCGGCCCGGTCTCGGTCGACACCGGCTCGGGCGACGTCGAGATCGCCGAGGGCCACGCCGAGGTCAACGTGAAGAGCGGCTCGGGTGACGTCTCCGTCGGCAGCTGCGTCCGCGAGCTCAACATCTCCACCGGCTCCGGCGACGTCGAGGTCGGCACCACCAACGCCCGCACCGTGGTCAAGACCGGCTCCGGTGACCTCAACGTCGCCACGGCCAACGCCGACGTCTCGCTGTCCACCGGCAGCGGCGACCTGAGCATCGGCCGGGCGCGGCGCGGCAAGGTCAGCGCCAAGGGCGCCAGCAGCGACGTCCACATCGGCATCCCAGCCGGCACCCCGGTCTGGGCCGACCTCAACACCGTCACCGGCTCGGTCCGCTCCGACCTCGACAGCGTCGGGGCACCCCAGGAGGGACAGGACCACATCGAGCTCCAGGCCCGCACCGTCAGCGGCGACATCGTCCTGACGCAGGTCTGA
- a CDS encoding toxin-antitoxin system HicB family antitoxin, which yields MDITPYVDSLRSSLVSAADSAGDETRQAAERLTFALDSSARLAIMEAVSQAAAEITAEMPNGGVDVRLNGRDLDFLVHTAAPTPPPPPPPPAPDDVEDGNLARITLRLPEAVKGKAEERAAEAGQSLNTWLVNIIRMATRDGSINIDVDLSSIPFFGNDPFGGSKGRGSKRMTGWL from the coding sequence ATGGACATCACGCCGTACGTCGACAGCCTCCGGAGCTCGCTGGTCTCCGCGGCCGACTCCGCCGGGGACGAGACCCGTCAGGCCGCCGAGCGGCTCACCTTCGCCCTCGACTCCAGCGCCCGGCTGGCGATCATGGAGGCGGTCTCACAGGCCGCGGCCGAGATCACCGCCGAGATGCCCAACGGTGGCGTCGACGTCCGCCTGAACGGCCGCGACCTCGACTTCCTGGTCCACACCGCGGCGCCCACGCCTCCGCCTCCGCCGCCCCCTCCCGCCCCCGACGACGTCGAGGACGGCAACTTGGCCCGGATCACGCTGCGGCTCCCCGAGGCGGTCAAGGGCAAGGCCGAGGAGCGGGCCGCGGAGGCCGGCCAGTCGCTCAACACGTGGCTGGTCAACATCATCCGGATGGCCACTCGCGACGGTTCCATCAACATCGACGTCGACCTCTCGAGCATCCCGTTCTTCGGCAACGACCCCTTCGGCGGCTCGAAGGGACGCGGCTCCAAGCGCATGACCGGCTGGCTCTGA
- a CDS encoding heterodisulfide reductase-related iron-sulfur binding cluster has protein sequence MTAVLILGLLLNAIALPFAGRRVWFLYRVITSGQPAPDRIAGVTGKLGAALKRQVVEVFGQKKLLKWSVPGAAHFFVFWAFIILGTVYLEAYVILLTRNPEWSWFVFGNWAVLGFVQDFIAVMALVGIGVFWAIRLRNQPKTLGRKSRFFGSHLGPAYFTLFMIFNVVWTLFLFRGAVEARDMGTSHGYGKAAFVSYLLGKVLPDSTALIGIGLILHIGVMLAFLIFVLNSKHLHIFVAPLNVLFGRRPVALGAVKPLISAGKPVTLDDIEDLDEDARLGVGAIGDFTWKGLLDFTTCTECGRCQSQCPAWNTEKPLSPKLLIMNLRDHAMAAAPATLAGEGDDVPEAARKESERPLIGDESMYGVIDPDVLWSCTSCGACVNQCPVDIEHVDHIIDMRRYQVLVENNFPAELNQLFKGLEGKGNPWNMSATARMDWAKGLDFDVPVVGEDLESLESVDWLFWVGCAGAYEDRAKKTTRAVAELLNIAGISFGVLGNGETCTGDPARRAGNEFIYQGLAQQNVETLTEHEVKQVVTTCAHCFNTLKNEYRDFGLELEVVHHTQLLNRLVREGKLTPVASGAGAAKRTITYHDPCYLGRHNQVYEPPRELLQVLPGASYVEMERSGERSFCCGAGGARMWMEESIGERINVNRTKEAVGTGADQIAVGCPFCRVMLSDGLTSEQAQGQAREEVEVLDVAQMLLASVKGESATRAGRAESAGATAAAPTEPEARSEETRAEPQPGDDTQTEDTVTETADVGPAAKASGGSSLFDVGTDVEPEPAAPAAPAAAGGSLFDLGEEAADSGAPEPPADPAVPSSAEPATAPAAGGSLFDIAPEEPEPAPEPTTEAAAAPTEQPADEPVPAETTPAPASEIATGGSLFDIAPAEPEPADDNRPSGASVSAAATAAAGSGTEPADHAPEGDDEPEPTEKPRPGSASPEPRTDVDIPEGGSLFDL, from the coding sequence GTGACCGCCGTACTGATCCTGGGGTTGCTGCTCAACGCGATCGCGCTGCCGTTCGCCGGGCGCCGGGTGTGGTTCCTCTACCGCGTGATCACCAGCGGCCAGCCGGCACCCGACCGGATCGCGGGCGTCACCGGCAAGCTCGGCGCCGCCCTGAAGCGCCAGGTCGTCGAGGTCTTCGGGCAGAAGAAGCTGCTCAAGTGGAGCGTCCCGGGCGCGGCTCACTTCTTCGTCTTCTGGGCCTTCATCATCCTGGGCACGGTCTACCTCGAGGCCTACGTCATCCTGCTGACCCGCAACCCCGAGTGGAGCTGGTTCGTCTTCGGCAACTGGGCGGTCCTCGGCTTCGTGCAGGACTTCATCGCGGTGATGGCCCTGGTCGGCATCGGGGTGTTCTGGGCGATCCGGCTGCGCAACCAGCCCAAGACGCTCGGCCGCAAGTCGCGGTTCTTCGGGTCCCACCTCGGCCCGGCGTACTTCACGCTGTTCATGATCTTCAACGTCGTGTGGACCCTGTTCCTGTTCCGCGGCGCGGTCGAGGCCCGCGACATGGGCACGAGCCACGGTTACGGCAAGGCCGCGTTCGTCTCCTACCTGCTCGGCAAGGTGCTGCCCGACAGCACCGCGCTGATCGGGATCGGCCTGATCCTCCACATCGGCGTGATGCTGGCGTTCTTGATCTTCGTGCTCAACTCCAAGCATCTCCACATCTTCGTGGCCCCGCTCAACGTGCTCTTCGGACGCCGCCCGGTCGCGCTAGGAGCGGTCAAGCCGCTGATCTCGGCCGGCAAGCCGGTCACCCTCGACGACATCGAGGACCTCGACGAGGACGCCCGGCTGGGGGTCGGCGCGATCGGCGACTTCACCTGGAAGGGCCTGCTCGACTTCACGACCTGCACCGAGTGCGGCCGCTGCCAGTCGCAGTGCCCCGCCTGGAACACCGAGAAGCCGCTGTCTCCCAAGCTGCTGATCATGAACCTCCGCGACCACGCGATGGCCGCGGCCCCTGCCACGCTGGCGGGTGAGGGTGACGACGTACCCGAGGCCGCCCGCAAGGAGTCCGAGCGTCCGCTGATCGGCGACGAGTCGATGTACGGCGTGATCGACCCCGACGTGCTGTGGTCCTGCACGTCGTGCGGCGCGTGCGTCAACCAGTGCCCGGTCGACATCGAGCACGTCGACCACATCATCGACATGCGCCGCTACCAGGTGCTGGTGGAGAACAACTTCCCGGCCGAGCTCAACCAGCTGTTCAAGGGCCTCGAGGGCAAGGGCAACCCGTGGAACATGTCGGCCACGGCCCGGATGGACTGGGCCAAGGGCCTGGACTTCGACGTCCCCGTGGTCGGTGAGGACCTCGAGTCCCTGGAGTCGGTCGACTGGCTCTTCTGGGTCGGCTGCGCCGGCGCCTACGAGGACCGCGCCAAGAAGACGACCCGCGCGGTCGCCGAGCTGCTGAACATCGCCGGCATCTCGTTCGGCGTGCTCGGCAACGGCGAGACCTGCACCGGCGACCCGGCCCGTCGAGCGGGCAACGAGTTCATCTACCAGGGCCTGGCCCAGCAGAACGTCGAGACCCTGACCGAGCACGAGGTCAAGCAGGTCGTCACCACCTGCGCGCACTGCTTCAACACCCTCAAGAACGAGTACCGCGACTTCGGCCTCGAGCTCGAGGTCGTCCACCACACCCAGCTGCTCAACCGGCTGGTCCGGGAAGGAAAGCTGACCCCGGTCGCCTCCGGCGCGGGCGCCGCCAAGCGGACGATCACCTACCACGACCCCTGCTACCTCGGCCGCCACAACCAGGTCTACGAGCCGCCCCGCGAGCTCCTGCAGGTGCTGCCCGGAGCGTCGTACGTCGAGATGGAGCGCAGCGGCGAGCGCTCGTTCTGCTGCGGCGCGGGCGGGGCCCGGATGTGGATGGAGGAGAGCATCGGGGAGCGGATCAACGTCAACCGCACCAAGGAGGCCGTCGGCACCGGCGCCGACCAGATCGCGGTGGGCTGCCCCTTCTGCCGGGTGATGCTCTCCGACGGGCTGACCTCGGAGCAGGCCCAGGGCCAGGCCCGCGAAGAGGTCGAGGTGCTCGACGTCGCCCAGATGCTGCTGGCCTCGGTGAAGGGCGAGTCCGCGACCCGGGCCGGCCGCGCGGAGTCCGCGGGTGCCACGGCCGCCGCGCCGACCGAGCCTGAGGCGCGCAGCGAGGAGACCCGCGCCGAGCCCCAGCCCGGCGACGACACCCAGACCGAGGACACCGTCACCGAGACCGCCGACGTCGGGCCCGCCGCCAAGGCGTCCGGCGGCTCGTCGTTGTTCGATGTCGGCACCGACGTCGAGCCGGAGCCGGCCGCACCGGCGGCCCCGGCAGCGGCCGGCGGGTCTCTCTTCGACCTGGGCGAGGAGGCCGCCGACAGCGGAGCGCCGGAGCCCCCCGCTGACCCCGCCGTACCGTCCTCTGCCGAGCCCGCGACGGCTCCCGCCGCCGGTGGGTCACTGTTCGACATCGCCCCCGAGGAGCCCGAGCCCGCGCCGGAGCCGACGACCGAAGCGGCCGCGGCTCCGACCGAGCAGCCCGCCGACGAGCCGGTGCCGGCCGAGACCACGCCGGCGCCCGCGAGCGAGATCGCGACCGGTGGATCCCTGTTCGACATCGCCCCCGCGGAGCCCGAGCCGGCCGACGACAACCGGCCGAGCGGCGCGAGCGTGAGTGCCGCCGCGACCGCGGCCGCAGGCTCCGGGACCGAGCCCGCGGACCACGCCCCTGAGGGCGACGACGAGCCCGAGCCCACCGAGAAGCCCCGGCCCGGCTCCGCCTCGCCCGAGCCCCGGACCGACGTCGACATCCCCGAGGGTGGTTCCCTCTTCGACCTGTGA
- a CDS encoding IclR family transcriptional regulator, with protein MGQVPAATRTLQVLRFLASQPDPVSLDRITRACGLPRSTAYHLLGAMIEEGFVVHLPEEHRYGLGVAAFEVGSGFSRQEPLQRISRRTLADLVDRTGHTAHLAVLHGRDVLYVVEERAPGRPPLVTDVGVRLPAHLTASGRAILSALPAAQVRALYPDASAFVDRHGTGPRTLSALRAVLSETRRRGHATESGEVTPGLASVAAPVLDHNQHPVAGLAVTFAEDEPEGLAAEVRRAAAALTRRLGGPG; from the coding sequence ATGGGTCAGGTGCCGGCAGCCACGCGCACCCTCCAGGTGCTGCGCTTCCTGGCCAGCCAGCCGGATCCGGTCTCGCTGGACCGGATCACGCGGGCTTGCGGTCTCCCGCGCTCGACGGCGTACCACCTCCTCGGCGCGATGATCGAGGAGGGCTTCGTCGTCCACCTGCCCGAGGAGCACCGCTACGGCCTGGGGGTCGCGGCGTTCGAGGTGGGGAGCGGCTTCAGCCGCCAGGAGCCCCTGCAGCGGATCAGTCGCCGGACGCTGGCCGACCTCGTCGACCGCACCGGCCACACCGCCCATCTCGCGGTGCTGCACGGCCGCGACGTGCTGTACGTCGTGGAGGAGCGTGCGCCGGGCCGCCCGCCCCTGGTCACCGACGTCGGCGTGCGCCTGCCGGCTCACCTGACCGCCAGCGGGCGGGCGATCCTCTCCGCCCTGCCGGCCGCGCAGGTGCGGGCGCTCTACCCCGACGCGTCGGCTTTCGTGGACCGGCACGGCACGGGACCCCGCACTCTGAGCGCGCTCCGCGCGGTGCTCTCCGAGACCCGGCGGCGCGGGCACGCGACCGAGTCGGGCGAGGTGACGCCCGGCCTGGCCAGCGTCGCGGCGCCGGTGCTCGACCACAACCAGCACCCCGTCGCCGGCCTGGCCGTCACCTTCGCCGAGGACGAGCCCGAGGGTCTCGCGGCCGAGGTACGGCGTGCGGCGGCCGCGCTGACCAGGCGGCTCGGCGGCCCCGGCTGA